One window from the genome of Actinoplanes teichomyceticus ATCC 31121 encodes:
- a CDS encoding inositol monophosphatase family protein, giving the protein MLDQVSALIREVAQTVVLPRFQRLRADEVHQKSPGDMVTIADQESERALTRGLTALLPGSVVVGEEAVAADPGVRDRIGAGGAVWIVDPVDGTNNFAAGRTPFCVMTALVRDGVTVAGWILDVIEDRLTVAEAGAGAYRDGVRVKARADVPAAADLQGVISRKYLPDDFRAQVDVHAGELGGYTAGRHCAGFEYPAIATDLQQFAMFWRILPWDHAPGSLIIREAGGVSRHLDGTDYRPVNTRRGLLVAANEEIWQTVHGTLFPDGPPPIGE; this is encoded by the coding sequence GTGCTTGATCAGGTTTCCGCGCTCATCCGTGAGGTGGCCCAGACCGTCGTGCTGCCCCGCTTCCAGCGGCTCCGCGCCGACGAGGTGCACCAGAAGTCGCCCGGTGACATGGTCACCATCGCCGACCAGGAGTCCGAGCGGGCGCTGACCCGGGGACTGACCGCGCTGCTGCCCGGCTCCGTGGTGGTCGGCGAGGAGGCCGTCGCGGCCGACCCGGGCGTCCGCGACCGGATCGGCGCGGGTGGCGCCGTGTGGATCGTCGACCCGGTCGACGGCACCAACAACTTCGCCGCCGGGCGGACGCCGTTCTGCGTGATGACCGCCCTGGTCCGGGACGGGGTGACGGTGGCAGGCTGGATCCTCGACGTGATCGAGGACCGGTTGACGGTCGCCGAGGCGGGCGCCGGGGCGTACCGGGACGGGGTGCGGGTCAAGGCCCGCGCGGACGTGCCGGCCGCCGCTGACCTGCAGGGCGTGATCTCCCGCAAGTACCTCCCGGACGACTTCCGCGCCCAGGTCGACGTGCACGCCGGGGAACTGGGCGGATACACCGCCGGGCGGCACTGCGCCGGGTTCGAGTACCCGGCCATCGCCACCGACCTGCAGCAGTTCGCGATGTTCTGGCGGATCCTGCCGTGGGACCACGCGCCCGGCTCGCTGATCATCCGCGAGGCCGGCGGTGTCTCCCGGCACCTCGACGGCACGGACTACCGGCCGGTCAACACCCGCCGGGGCCTGCTCGTGGCGGCCAACGAGGAGATCTGGCAGACCGTGCACGGCACCCTGTTCCCGGACGGCCCTCCCCCGATCGGGGAGTGA
- a CDS encoding fused MFS/spermidine synthase produces METAPPRALPTALASALAFGASGAVLVLEIVALRLVGPYVGVTLQVSSSVIGISLAAIAYGAWLGGRLADRFDPRVLLAPALILGAIGTAVTLPLVRWGGELLRGGAAPAVLLLAALAVFLPAFVLSAIPPMVVKLQLSNLREAGTVVGRLSSIGTLGAITATLGTGFVFVAAMPSSVIILSLAGLLALAGLLLGGWLRRDETHPDLPGSPRFRAMLATIGLLGAGLGAIAPTPCDVETAYHCARVEADRDHPGGRTLMLNSAPHSYVDLDDPRHLAFAYVQWIAAVADVLRPAGTAIDALHIGGGGFTVPNYLRATRPGSDQLVLELDGGLVELDERRLGLVTGADLRVRVGDARVGVAGRPSAAYDLVVGDAFGHQVVPWHLATREMAADISRTLRPDGVYVQNVIDYPPDRFIRAELATVAAAFPHVALIAPEDALAGKVGSNFVIVASRSPLPLAALGARLTRVEEPVKLLTGPELTSYVADAKVLTDDYAPVDQLLPG; encoded by the coding sequence ATGGAGACCGCGCCGCCCCGCGCCCTGCCGACGGCCCTCGCCAGCGCTCTCGCCTTCGGCGCCAGCGGCGCCGTCCTGGTCCTGGAGATCGTCGCTCTGCGACTGGTCGGCCCCTATGTCGGCGTCACCCTGCAGGTCAGCAGCTCGGTCATCGGTATCTCGCTGGCCGCGATCGCCTACGGTGCCTGGCTGGGCGGTCGCCTCGCCGACCGGTTCGACCCGCGCGTGCTGCTCGCCCCGGCGCTGATTCTCGGCGCCATCGGCACCGCCGTCACCCTGCCGTTGGTCCGCTGGGGTGGCGAGCTGCTGCGCGGCGGCGCCGCGCCGGCCGTGCTGCTGCTCGCCGCGCTGGCCGTCTTCCTGCCCGCCTTCGTCCTCTCCGCGATCCCACCGATGGTGGTGAAGTTGCAGCTCAGCAATCTGCGTGAGGCCGGAACCGTGGTGGGCCGACTGTCCAGCATCGGCACCCTGGGCGCGATCACGGCCACCCTGGGCACCGGCTTCGTGTTCGTCGCCGCGATGCCGAGCAGCGTGATCATCCTCAGCCTCGCGGGGCTGCTGGCGCTGGCCGGCCTGCTGCTCGGCGGGTGGCTGCGCCGCGACGAGACCCACCCCGACCTGCCCGGCTCGCCCCGTTTCCGCGCCATGCTGGCCACGATCGGCCTGCTCGGCGCCGGTCTGGGCGCCATCGCGCCGACGCCCTGCGACGTGGAGACGGCCTACCACTGCGCCCGGGTGGAGGCCGACCGTGACCATCCCGGCGGGCGGACCCTGATGCTCAACTCGGCGCCGCATTCCTACGTCGATCTCGACGATCCCCGCCACCTGGCGTTCGCATACGTCCAGTGGATCGCCGCGGTCGCCGACGTCCTGCGCCCGGCGGGCACCGCGATCGACGCCCTGCACATCGGCGGCGGGGGCTTCACCGTGCCCAACTACCTGCGAGCCACCCGGCCCGGCAGCGACCAGCTGGTCCTCGAACTCGACGGCGGCCTCGTCGAGCTGGACGAACGCCGGCTCGGTCTGGTCACCGGCGCCGACCTGAGGGTTCGGGTGGGCGACGCCCGGGTCGGCGTGGCCGGGCGTCCGTCCGCCGCTTACGACCTGGTGGTCGGCGACGCCTTCGGCCACCAGGTGGTGCCCTGGCACCTGGCCACCCGGGAGATGGCCGCGGACATCTCGCGCACCCTGCGCCCGGACGGTGTCTACGTCCAGAACGTGATCGACTATCCGCCCGACCGCTTCATCCGTGCCGAGCTGGCCACCGTCGCCGCCGCCTTCCCGCATGTCGCCCTGATCGCCCCGGAAGACGCCCTGGCCGGCAAGGTGGGCTCCAACTTCGTGATCGTGGCGTCCCGCAGCCCGTTGCCGCTGGCCGCGCTCGGTGCCCGCCTCACTCGGGTGGAGGAGCCGGTCAAGCTGCTCACCGGTCCCGAGCTGACCAGCTACGTCGCCGACGCCAAGGTCCTCACCGACGACTACGCTCCGGTCGACCAGCTCCTGCCCGGCTGA
- a CDS encoding RecQ family ATP-dependent DNA helicase, whose amino-acid sequence MTAGAAQRASVRERAEEVLRRLAGEHARLREDQWRAIEALTVDRRRVLCVQRTGWGKSAVYFVATALLRADGSAGPTVIVSPLLALMRNQVDAAARAGIRARTINSANLDEWSEIEQEIRAGSVDVLLISPERLNNPDFRDNVLPGLAHSTGLLVVDEAHCVSDWGHDFRPDYRRLRTFLAGLPTRTPVLATTATANARVTADVADQLGDALVLRGPLDRDSLRLAVLRLPDPAHRLAWLADHLERLPGSGIVYTLTVAGATETADFLRSRGFPVASYTGQVEDAERRAAEQDLLDNKIKALVATSALGMGFDKPDLGFVVHLGAPNSPIAYYQQVGRAGRAVEHAEVVLLPGPEDAAIWRYFASLAFPPEEQVRSVLTQLSADRPMSTQALEPLVDLRRNRLELMLKVLDVDGAVRRTRGGWLATGEPWTYDTARLRRVAEAREAEQQTMIDYATTPACRMEFLRRCLDDPEAAPCGRCDNCAGPLFDAEVSSGSLAAAEAFLGRPGVEIAPKKMWPTGMAAVGISLRGKIDPAEQIQPGRAVGRLSDLGWGARLRGVVGPESPDVPIPAELAAAVVEVLKAWARGEDAWHQRPVGVVAVGSRRHPQLVHSLAEHIATVGRLPLLGALSSVRSGAETFRGNSAQRVRALHDAFGVPSEVAAGIDARPGPLLLVDDLVDSGWTMTLAGRVLRQAGAESVLPLALAAAG is encoded by the coding sequence ATGACAGCCGGTGCGGCGCAGCGGGCGAGCGTGCGCGAGCGTGCCGAGGAGGTGCTGCGCCGCCTCGCCGGTGAGCACGCGCGACTGCGTGAGGACCAGTGGCGCGCCATCGAGGCACTCACCGTGGACCGCCGCCGGGTGCTCTGCGTCCAGCGCACCGGGTGGGGCAAGTCAGCGGTCTACTTCGTGGCCACCGCCCTGCTGCGGGCGGACGGGTCGGCCGGGCCCACGGTGATCGTGTCCCCGCTGCTGGCCCTCATGCGCAACCAGGTGGACGCGGCCGCGCGGGCCGGCATCCGGGCGCGCACGATCAACTCGGCCAACCTGGACGAGTGGTCCGAGATCGAGCAGGAGATCCGGGCCGGCTCGGTGGACGTGCTGCTGATCAGCCCGGAGCGGCTGAACAACCCGGACTTCCGCGACAACGTGCTGCCCGGCCTGGCCCACAGCACCGGCCTGCTCGTGGTCGACGAGGCGCACTGCGTCTCCGACTGGGGCCATGACTTCCGGCCGGACTACCGGCGCCTGCGGACGTTCCTCGCCGGGCTCCCCACCCGGACACCGGTCCTTGCCACCACCGCGACCGCCAACGCCCGGGTCACCGCCGACGTCGCCGACCAGCTCGGCGACGCCCTGGTGCTGCGTGGTCCGCTGGACCGGGACTCGCTGCGCCTGGCGGTGCTGCGCCTGCCCGACCCGGCACACCGGCTGGCCTGGCTCGCCGACCACCTGGAACGCCTGCCCGGCTCCGGCATCGTCTACACGCTGACCGTCGCCGGGGCCACCGAAACCGCGGATTTCCTGCGCTCCCGAGGCTTCCCGGTGGCCTCCTACACCGGCCAGGTGGAGGACGCCGAGCGCCGCGCCGCCGAGCAGGACCTGTTGGACAACAAGATCAAGGCGTTGGTGGCGACGTCGGCGCTGGGCATGGGCTTCGACAAGCCGGATCTCGGGTTCGTCGTGCACCTGGGCGCTCCGAACTCGCCGATCGCGTATTACCAGCAGGTGGGCCGAGCCGGCCGGGCCGTCGAGCACGCCGAGGTGGTGTTGCTGCCCGGGCCGGAGGATGCAGCGATCTGGCGGTACTTCGCCTCGCTGGCCTTCCCGCCCGAGGAGCAGGTGCGGTCGGTGCTGACCCAGCTGTCCGCTGATCGGCCGATGTCGACCCAGGCCCTCGAGCCGCTGGTCGACCTGCGTCGTAACCGTCTGGAGCTGATGCTCAAGGTTCTCGACGTGGACGGCGCCGTGCGCCGCACCCGCGGGGGCTGGCTCGCCACCGGCGAGCCGTGGACCTACGACACCGCCCGGTTGCGGCGCGTCGCCGAGGCGCGGGAGGCCGAGCAGCAAACCATGATCGACTACGCTACGACGCCCGCCTGCCGGATGGAGTTCCTCCGCCGTTGTCTGGACGATCCGGAGGCGGCCCCGTGCGGGCGGTGCGACAACTGTGCCGGTCCACTCTTCGACGCCGAGGTGTCGTCCGGCTCGCTGGCCGCGGCGGAGGCGTTCCTGGGCCGGCCCGGGGTGGAGATCGCGCCGAAGAAGATGTGGCCGACCGGGATGGCGGCGGTCGGCATCTCGCTGAGGGGCAAAATCGATCCGGCTGAGCAGATCCAGCCGGGACGCGCCGTCGGCCGGCTGTCCGACCTGGGTTGGGGTGCCCGGCTGCGCGGCGTGGTCGGGCCGGAGTCGCCGGATGTGCCGATCCCGGCCGAGCTGGCCGCCGCGGTGGTCGAGGTGCTCAAGGCGTGGGCGCGCGGCGAGGACGCCTGGCACCAGCGTCCGGTCGGGGTCGTGGCGGTGGGCTCACGCCGTCATCCACAACTTGTCCACAGCCTGGCCGAGCACATCGCGACGGTCGGGCGCCTGCCGTTGCTCGGAGCGTTGAGCTCGGTGCGATCGGGTGCCGAGACGTTCCGCGGCAACAGCGCCCAGCGGGTCCGGGCCCTGCACGACGCGTTCGGCGTGCCGTCCGAGGTCGCCGCGGGCATCGACGCGCGCCCGGGCCCGCTCCTGCTCGTCGACGACCTGGTCGACTCGGGCTGGACGATGACCCTGGCCGGCCGCGTCCTGCGCCAGGCCGGCGCGGAGTCGGTCCTCCCACTGGCCCTTGCGGCAGCCGGCTGA
- a CDS encoding serine/threonine-protein kinase: protein MVRTERNGQDRSLRIAGRYRLVEKLGTGGMSVVWRGYDETLGREVAVKVLAPALAEDRTFRDRLRQEALAAARLCHPHITGVYDFGEALLSEHLTVPYVVMELNDGESVGARLGRQGSLDWREAVMVCSEVASALATAHARGVVHRDVTPANVMLTGAGAKVVDFGISAVVGQRDAGPDGSLLGTPAYLAPERLGGAPVSPATDVYALGLLLYRALTGRMPWPAENTAEALRAHLYAAPAPVPDLPGMPVTVADLCLRCLAKDPADRPPSAELARALAATVGVRPIIPPLRPGEQPSVPAARAVVPAPDSADGRRRPGPTRVLHLRLRAGLRIGVALRMGSVRPLGGGLFVGARLRRARAIRAWMRRRPVGVRNRLSVVAAVATVVMLAGSALSWSGRREAADADRSSASVAGPAPGGAMQRIRCSVRYQVQRDSGGSFQARLTVRTTAGPGGWRVEFAFPGSQRLAGSPKAVSQRGRNVVVHGEGRGRVLTLRGGYRDRNPLPLTFAMNGHPCRVEVLGGVNVPAPMKDDSVSAASAERRRAPEQTVRKRKRASSRHGGAVRRQMTPSPAGRPAGWPARQRTGGFSLAL, encoded by the coding sequence ATGGTGCGTACGGAGCGAAACGGTCAGGACAGATCGCTTCGTATCGCCGGGCGGTACCGCCTCGTCGAGAAGCTCGGTACCGGCGGCATGTCGGTGGTCTGGCGCGGTTATGACGAGACCCTGGGTCGCGAGGTCGCGGTCAAGGTGCTCGCGCCCGCGCTGGCCGAGGATCGCACGTTCCGTGACCGTCTCCGCCAGGAGGCCCTGGCTGCCGCCCGGCTCTGTCACCCGCACATCACCGGCGTCTACGACTTCGGCGAGGCCCTGCTCTCCGAGCACCTGACCGTTCCGTACGTGGTGATGGAGCTCAACGACGGGGAGTCGGTCGGCGCCCGGCTCGGCCGGCAGGGCTCCCTGGACTGGCGTGAGGCCGTGATGGTCTGCTCCGAGGTCGCCTCCGCGCTGGCCACCGCCCACGCCCGTGGTGTCGTGCACCGTGACGTGACCCCGGCCAACGTGATGCTCACCGGGGCCGGCGCGAAGGTGGTCGACTTCGGTATCTCGGCGGTCGTCGGTCAGCGCGACGCCGGCCCGGACGGCAGCCTGCTGGGCACCCCCGCGTACCTGGCCCCGGAACGCCTCGGTGGCGCCCCGGTCTCCCCGGCCACCGACGTGTACGCCCTCGGCCTGCTGCTCTACCGGGCACTGACCGGCCGGATGCCCTGGCCGGCCGAGAACACCGCGGAAGCCCTGCGCGCGCACCTGTACGCCGCCCCCGCCCCGGTCCCCGACCTGCCCGGGATGCCGGTCACGGTGGCCGACCTGTGCCTGCGCTGCCTGGCCAAGGATCCGGCGGACCGGCCGCCCTCCGCCGAGCTGGCGCGTGCGCTCGCGGCCACCGTGGGCGTACGCCCGATCATCCCGCCGTTGCGTCCGGGGGAGCAGCCGTCGGTGCCGGCCGCACGCGCGGTGGTGCCCGCTCCGGACTCCGCGGACGGGCGCCGGCGCCCCGGCCCTACCCGGGTGCTCCACCTGCGTCTCCGCGCCGGCCTGCGGATCGGCGTCGCGCTGCGGATGGGGAGTGTGCGGCCGCTGGGCGGTGGTCTCTTCGTCGGCGCCCGGTTGCGCCGGGCCCGGGCGATCCGGGCCTGGATGCGGCGCCGCCCGGTCGGCGTCCGGAACCGGTTGTCCGTGGTGGCCGCCGTGGCCACCGTGGTGATGCTCGCCGGCAGCGCGCTGAGCTGGTCGGGCCGGCGGGAGGCCGCGGACGCCGACCGATCGAGCGCCTCCGTCGCCGGACCCGCGCCCGGCGGCGCCATGCAGCGGATCCGCTGCTCGGTCAGGTACCAGGTGCAGCGCGATTCGGGTGGGTCCTTTCAGGCTCGACTGACCGTGCGAACCACCGCCGGCCCGGGGGGCTGGCGTGTCGAATTCGCCTTCCCGGGCAGTCAGCGGCTCGCCGGCTCCCCGAAGGCCGTCTCCCAACGGGGCAGGAACGTCGTGGTGCACGGCGAGGGCCGGGGCCGGGTGCTCACTCTGCGCGGCGGCTACCGCGACCGCAACCCGCTGCCGCTCACCTTCGCCATGAACGGGCACCCGTGCCGGGTGGAGGTGCTGGGCGGCGTGAACGTGCCCGCCCCGATGAAGGACGACTCGGTGAGTGCTGCCTCGGCGGAGCGGCGCCGGGCGCCGGAGCAGACGGTCCGTAAGCGCAAGCGCGCGTCGTCGCGCCATGGCGGCGCTGTCCGCAGGCAGATGACGCCGTCTCCAGCGGGCCGCCCGGCCGGCTGGCCGGCCAGGCAACGGACCGGCGGGTTCTCCCTGGCGCTTTGA
- a CDS encoding sensor histidine kinase produces MSALGVRTWTLRGRIVALCVAVGVILGALGVFAAITAAEHNRQLDDVLNRVAPMRAAGESLSTAVVDQETGVRGFAITGRDVNLQPYLRGLQDQNTQIARIESFLRPGDREIRAGLDQVKARIDDWHRAVADPVVDTVRTSGVEAAQVRVEAGGTSSFDQVRGAIDRMQGHIQALRTRSADAAKESSQTMVAIEIAAAAIIVLAGALLLLLLDRLVSRPIVELADQVRRVAAGDYERHIESPVGAPELVRLAGDVDAMRQQIASELSEVRGARQQIEWVNQQLQTQAEELTRSNRDLEQFAYVASHDLQEPLRKVASFCQLLQRRYAGQLDERADQYIGFAVDGAQRMQRLINDLLAFSRIGRLTSGFTDVDLNRVLDDVKSQLEARAGADAEITWSRLPTVEGEEPLLTTLFVNLIGNSLKFRRPDVPPTIRITAERDGKEWRINVRDNGIGIEAEFADKVFVIFQRLHARDAYEGTGIGLAIVKKIVEYHGGRIWLDVDVTPGASIWFTLPVLIGADEPGEEQESREVVGA; encoded by the coding sequence GTGAGCGCGCTCGGCGTACGCACCTGGACCCTGCGCGGCCGGATCGTCGCGCTGTGCGTGGCGGTCGGCGTCATCCTGGGCGCCCTCGGCGTCTTCGCCGCGATCACCGCCGCCGAGCACAACCGCCAGCTCGACGACGTGCTGAACCGGGTGGCCCCGATGCGCGCGGCCGGCGAGAGCCTGAGCACCGCGGTGGTCGACCAGGAGACCGGTGTCCGCGGCTTCGCGATCACCGGCCGGGACGTCAACCTGCAGCCGTACCTCCGCGGGTTGCAGGACCAGAACACCCAGATCGCCCGGATCGAGAGCTTCCTGCGCCCTGGCGACCGGGAGATCCGGGCCGGGCTGGACCAGGTGAAGGCGCGGATCGACGACTGGCACCGGGCGGTGGCCGATCCGGTCGTCGACACGGTGCGCACCAGCGGCGTGGAGGCCGCTCAGGTGCGCGTCGAGGCGGGCGGGACGAGCAGCTTCGACCAGGTCCGCGGCGCGATCGACCGGATGCAGGGGCACATCCAGGCGTTGCGGACCAGGAGCGCGGACGCGGCCAAGGAGTCCAGCCAGACCATGGTGGCCATCGAGATCGCCGCCGCCGCGATCATCGTGCTGGCCGGCGCGCTCCTGCTGCTCCTGCTGGACCGGCTGGTCAGCCGCCCGATCGTGGAACTGGCCGACCAGGTGCGCCGGGTCGCGGCCGGCGACTACGAGCGGCACATCGAAAGCCCGGTGGGCGCGCCGGAGCTGGTCCGGCTGGCCGGGGACGTGGACGCGATGCGTCAGCAGATCGCCAGCGAGCTGTCCGAGGTACGCGGCGCGCGCCAGCAGATCGAATGGGTCAACCAGCAGCTGCAGACCCAGGCCGAGGAGCTCACCCGGTCCAACCGCGACCTGGAGCAGTTCGCCTACGTCGCCTCGCACGACCTGCAGGAGCCGCTGCGCAAGGTGGCCAGCTTCTGCCAGCTGTTGCAGCGCCGCTACGCCGGCCAGCTGGACGAGCGCGCCGACCAGTACATCGGGTTCGCCGTCGACGGCGCCCAGCGGATGCAGCGACTGATCAACGATCTGCTGGCGTTCTCCCGGATCGGCCGGCTCACCAGCGGTTTCACCGACGTCGACCTGAACCGGGTGCTGGACGACGTGAAATCGCAGCTGGAGGCGCGGGCCGGCGCGGACGCCGAGATCACCTGGTCGCGACTGCCCACTGTGGAGGGTGAGGAGCCGCTGCTCACCACGCTGTTCGTGAATCTGATCGGCAACTCGCTGAAGTTCCGCCGGCCGGACGTGCCGCCCACGATCCGGATCACCGCGGAGCGGGACGGCAAGGAGTGGCGGATCAACGTGCGCGACAACGGCATCGGGATCGAGGCCGAGTTCGCCGACAAGGTGTTCGTGATCTTCCAGCGCCTGCACGCCCGGGACGCGTACGAGGGCACCGGCATCGGACTGGCGATCGTCAAGAAGATCGTCGAATACCATGGCGGGCGGATCTGGCTGGACGTCGACGTCACCCCCGGCGCGTCGATCTGGTTCACGCTCCCCGTGCTGATCGGCGCCGACGAGCCGGGCGAAGAGCAGGAGAGCCGAGAGGTGGTGGGCGCGTGA
- a CDS encoding response regulator, producing the protein MTQEAFEEHKVRNRLNVVSDGAEALAYLRREGQYADAVRPDLILLDLNLPRRDGREVLAEIKKDDELGRIPVVVLTTSSADEDILRSYQLHANAYVTKPVDFERFIAVIRQIDEFFVSVVKLPPRA; encoded by the coding sequence ATGACCCAGGAGGCCTTCGAGGAGCACAAGGTCCGCAACCGGCTGAACGTGGTGTCGGACGGTGCGGAGGCGCTGGCGTACCTGCGCCGCGAGGGACAGTACGCGGACGCGGTGCGCCCCGATCTGATCCTGCTCGACCTGAACCTGCCCCGCCGGGACGGCCGGGAGGTGCTCGCCGAGATCAAGAAGGACGACGAGCTGGGCCGGATCCCGGTGGTCGTGCTCACCACCTCGTCCGCCGACGAGGACATCCTGCGCAGCTACCAGTTGCACGCGAACGCGTACGTCACCAAACCGGTGGACTTCGAGCGGTTCATCGCGGTGATCCGGCAGATCGACGAGTTCTTCGTCAGCGTCGTGAAGTTGCCGCCGCGTGCTTGA
- a CDS encoding coiled-coil domain-containing protein has translation MAAISPRRCTALLALLAAAVTVVLVVPGSPAFADPEGGTKKLRANLEAAAKGYDQAKTKLAASKKRQTQLTATLKAAQGRAAALTERVGQVANRSYQMGRISTVMLLLNSASPDSFVERVQGLDMLAQVDSSTLADYRADIETTRRAQAALNAEIAEQKKQVSVMARKKKQAELALAEVGGGSAGGFVNASSAAAKPAPRNSDGSWPKESCTVDDPTSSGCITPRTLHAYEEARADGYKHYTVCWSQRSSGEHPKGRACDFSANASTFKDATATGSDKSYGDSLAAYLVKNADRLGVMYVIWYRQIWMPSTGWRSYSASGGPSVVHTNHVHLSML, from the coding sequence GTGGCGGCCATCTCCCCGCGCCGGTGCACCGCCCTGCTCGCCCTTCTCGCGGCCGCGGTCACGGTCGTTCTCGTCGTGCCCGGGTCCCCGGCGTTCGCCGACCCGGAGGGCGGAACCAAGAAGCTGCGCGCCAACCTGGAGGCCGCCGCCAAGGGGTACGACCAGGCGAAGACGAAACTGGCCGCCTCCAAGAAACGGCAGACCCAGCTGACCGCCACGCTCAAGGCGGCGCAGGGACGGGCCGCCGCGCTCACCGAGCGGGTCGGGCAGGTGGCGAACCGGTCGTACCAGATGGGCCGGATCAGCACCGTGATGCTGCTGCTCAACAGCGCGTCGCCGGACAGCTTCGTGGAGCGGGTGCAGGGCCTGGACATGCTCGCCCAGGTGGACAGCAGCACCCTCGCCGACTACCGCGCCGACATCGAGACGACCAGGCGGGCGCAGGCCGCGCTGAACGCCGAGATCGCCGAGCAGAAGAAGCAGGTCTCGGTGATGGCGCGCAAGAAGAAGCAGGCCGAGCTCGCGCTCGCCGAGGTGGGCGGCGGGTCCGCCGGTGGCTTCGTCAACGCCTCCTCGGCAGCCGCGAAGCCGGCCCCGCGGAACTCCGACGGGTCGTGGCCGAAGGAGTCGTGCACCGTCGACGACCCGACGTCGTCCGGGTGCATCACACCCCGGACGCTGCACGCCTACGAGGAGGCGCGGGCGGACGGGTACAAGCACTACACGGTGTGCTGGAGCCAGCGGTCGTCCGGTGAGCACCCGAAGGGGCGGGCCTGCGACTTCTCCGCGAACGCCAGCACCTTCAAGGACGCGACAGCCACCGGCAGCGACAAGTCCTACGGCGACAGTCTGGCCGCCTACCTGGTGAAGAACGCCGACCGGCTCGGCGTGATGTACGTGATCTGGTACCGCCAGATCTGGATGCCCAGCACCGGCTGGCGCAGCTACAGCGCCAGCGGCGGCCCGTCCGTGGTTCATACCAACCACGTTCACCTCTCCATGCTCTGA
- a CDS encoding SDR family NAD(P)-dependent oxidoreductase, which produces MTSYLDDLFGLTGRSAVVTGGSSGIGREIALALGRAGARVTVVARRPEPIAQVVAELRRSGVEAGAVTADLADRAAVRTALTEIISRYGEPDILVNSAAVNLRPPLDELTEDVWDLTLSANLTSPFLLGQAFGPAMARRGWGRIINIVSQQAFRAYGNSGAYGAAKAGLVGLTRSQAEAWSPHGVCCNAIAPGVVHTPLTEPVFADPTKVAAHAARTMIGRNGLPADFAGCAVFLASAASQAVTGQTLFVDGGYSAT; this is translated from the coding sequence ATGACGTCGTACCTGGATGACCTTTTCGGGTTGACCGGTCGCAGCGCGGTGGTCACCGGCGGCAGCTCCGGGATCGGCCGCGAGATCGCCCTCGCGCTGGGTCGTGCCGGTGCGCGGGTGACGGTCGTCGCCCGGCGTCCGGAACCGATCGCCCAGGTGGTCGCCGAGCTGCGGCGATCCGGCGTCGAAGCCGGCGCGGTCACCGCGGACCTCGCCGACCGTGCCGCGGTGCGGACCGCGCTCACCGAGATCATTTCCCGGTACGGCGAACCGGACATCCTCGTCAACTCCGCCGCCGTGAACCTGCGCCCGCCGCTGGACGAGCTCACCGAGGACGTCTGGGATCTCACCCTGTCGGCCAATCTCACCTCACCGTTTCTGCTCGGGCAGGCGTTCGGGCCGGCGATGGCGCGGCGCGGCTGGGGCCGGATCATCAACATCGTGTCGCAGCAGGCGTTCCGGGCCTACGGCAACAGCGGCGCCTACGGCGCGGCCAAAGCCGGCCTGGTCGGGCTGACCCGCTCGCAGGCGGAAGCCTGGTCGCCGCACGGGGTCTGCTGCAACGCCATCGCGCCCGGAGTGGTGCACACCCCGCTGACCGAACCGGTCTTCGCCGATCCCACGAAAGTGGCGGCGCACGCCGCCCGCACCATGATCGGGCGTAACGGGCTGCCCGCGGATTTCGCCGGTTGTGCGGTCTTCCTGGCGAGCGCGGCGAGTCAGGCGGTAACCGGTCAGACACTCTTCGTCGACGGTGGATACTCGGCGACCTGA
- a CDS encoding SDR family NAD(P)-dependent oxidoreductase, which translates to MTRLAVVTGGGTGIGRATAGMLAGEGYDVIIVGRRAEVLADAVKWIGPQASAVTADAADPAQVPKVAEAVAGRAVDVLVNNAGAYLTGDESSLAGVAARWRANLDSNLLTAVLMTTALLPLLRRPGGKIILTSSIAAQRGGGGPYSAAKAALHGYALDLATNLGAEGITANVIAPGYVIDSEFFAGRTTPEEHAARVAATLVKRAGESEDIAEAVRWLVGPGGGFVTGQVINVNGGSVLGR; encoded by the coding sequence ATGACAAGACTGGCAGTGGTCACCGGTGGTGGCACGGGGATCGGCAGAGCGACAGCCGGGATGCTCGCGGGCGAGGGCTACGACGTGATCATCGTGGGCCGTCGCGCCGAGGTGCTGGCCGACGCGGTGAAGTGGATCGGCCCGCAGGCCTCCGCGGTCACCGCCGACGCCGCCGATCCCGCGCAGGTCCCGAAGGTGGCCGAGGCGGTCGCCGGCCGGGCGGTGGACGTCCTGGTCAACAACGCCGGCGCATACCTCACCGGGGACGAGAGCAGCCTTGCCGGGGTGGCCGCACGCTGGCGGGCCAACCTCGACTCGAACCTGCTGACCGCGGTACTGATGACCACCGCGCTGCTGCCGCTGCTCCGCCGGCCGGGTGGCAAGATCATCCTGACCAGTTCGATCGCGGCCCAGCGCGGTGGTGGCGGGCCGTACTCCGCGGCCAAGGCCGCCTTGCACGGATACGCCCTGGACCTCGCCACCAACCTGGGCGCCGAGGGCATCACGGCGAACGTGATCGCGCCCGGTTACGTCATCGACAGTGAGTTCTTCGCCGGCCGGACGACACCCGAGGAGCACGCCGCCAGGGTCGCCGCCACGCTGGTCAAGCGGGCGGGGGAGTCCGAGGACATCGCCGAGGCGGTGCGCTGGCTGGTCGGCCCGGGCGGCGGATTCGTCACCGGGCAGGTCATCAACGTCAACGGTGGCTCGGTCCTGGGCCGCTGA